The Ranitomeya imitator isolate aRanImi1 chromosome 3, aRanImi1.pri, whole genome shotgun sequence genome has a window encoding:
- the LOC138671824 gene encoding olfactory receptor 6N1-like, giving the protein MVQRFLNTYPDLPELLVKVDEENLPSVFYRNLTNNRVTEFIIFGFPSLQKYPMLLFCICLFIYLFTITGNGSIFLLVILDRRLHTPMYFFVSNLSFLDLSYASTTIPKMLAKFAMHLDTISYTACYTQMYVFLSLAATECFLLAIMAYDRYVAICSPLHYLTIMTRRLCLLMTAMAWLGGFIAPDVLLILALDLPFCGHNVIHYYYCDHSPLLQLAYTDTSFNVAIGSSIGAFILLITFTLVFISYIKIILTILKINSKDGRTKTFSMCASHFAVVSIFHLPIIFMYVRPKPSYSSSSDVDSLVALLYTVLTPMMNPVIYSFRSKDIKEAFRRKMSYILGSSK; this is encoded by the coding sequence GTGGATGAGGAGAACCTTCCGTCAGTATTTTATCGAAATCTGACCAATAATCGGGTGACTGAATTCATCATCTTTGGCTTCCCGAGTCTTCAGAAGTATCCAATGCTTCTTTTCTGTATTTGTCTCTTTATATACCTGTTCACCATCACTGGAAATGGAAGCATCTTCCTTTTGGTCATACTCGACCGTCGACTCCATACTCCAATGTATTTCTTTGTCAGTAACTTGTCTTTCCTTGATTTGAGCTACGCATCGACAACCATCCCGAAGATGTTGGCCAAGTTCGCCATGCATCTTGACACCATCTCTTATACGGCCTGCTATACTCAAATGTATGTTTTCTTATCTTTAGCAGCAACTGAATGTTTCCTTCTAGCCATAATGGCGTATGATCGATACGTCGCCATTTGTTCTCCTCTACATTACCTGACTATTATGACGAGACGATTGTGTCTGCTAATGACAGCCATGGCATGGTTGGGAGGTTTCATTGCTCCAGATGTACTTTTGATTTTAGCCTTGGACTTGCCTTTTTGTGGTCATAATGTCATCCATTATTACTACTGTGACCATTCACCATTGTTGCAGTTGGCCTATACCGACACGTCCTTCAATGTAGCAATCGGTTCTTCCATTGGGGCTTTCATCCTTCTAATAACCTTTACTCTAGTGTTCATTTCGTACATTAAAATCATATTAACCATTCTCAAGATTAATTCCAAAGATGGACGCACAAAGACATTTTCTATGTGCGCCTCACACTTTGcggtggtcagtattttccatttgCCGATTATCTTCATGTATGTACGCCCAAAACCTTCTTATTCCTCGTCCTCGGACGTGGACTCCTTGGTGGCCTTGTTGTACACAGTATTAACGCCTATGATGAATCCGGTTATATACAGCTTCAGGAGCAAAGACATCAAGGAGGCTTTCAGgaggaaaatgtcttatattctaggttcttcaaagtag